The nucleotide window GATGGTTCCCAAAGATTTTTTTCACATAATTTGCATCAGatatttttccaatatttttgtcaaTGTTTGCCCGAAGCCTAGATATTGTGGTACTATCCTCATCACCAACAATGGCTTTTATGCAGACAGGTCCATCATTTACATCCTTAACCATCTCTGCTATCATGTCACTTTCCATCCCTTTTGCACTTCCATGCCAGTTGATGCTGCACTCATGTGAGGGGGGTGATGATTTCGAGTTAAGAGAAAGAGCGTATATACGACAGGATTTGGACCTTGTTGATAAATTGACTATTTTTCCAGAGAATGTCACTATCATTGATGAATGTCCTGAAATAAAATTCAGAATATCGTAACAAGAGGTTCATAACCTTAATGATTACCTGAGTGCTGACATGCATCACATGACTCATGTGCATAAAAGATCAGGCCATATTTAAAGgaatgtttgtttccccttCCCCGGGTCTGACTTTTGAAACAGACCAGGCAAGCAGGTGGGTTTTGTTTGGAAAATGTTTATTGGAAACACCTATGAAAAAGCAGCTCAGAGCACCGATAGTCATTTTCAATACTGTACATTAGAAGAAGAGTATGCCATGCCTTGGTTGAGCTTGTTTTTATGTTGGTCACTGGATTGACATGTCTGTTGgcatttataattcatattcttGGACATATTAGTGCGAATGCACTCAGTGGATGCAATATGTTGGTTTACTTTACGAATACCTACATagaaacattacatcttttcaAAGAAgacattgaaaacaaaaccaaaacatTTGTTCTTGACTTCGTAGAAACAGATGTACTTAATAACATATTAGAACGATTTTTGTTCCGGAAATGATAATTAGAAAAAACAGCACGATTTTTGGGTAAAAAATTTTTACACGGGCCCTTTTTTAGACCCGGCCGGAcaaggggaaacaaacatatttttatttttagcctCATTAATACACAAACATATTGTTAATATATTGGGGCCGAAGAAAGCTAAGTGACAATTCATATTCTTTTCATTGTTCAACACATTCATGCTGGCATACAACCTACAACTCATGAAAAATAACCTTTGTTTTAATAATCATTCTAAACTCATTTTTACTCTAActtttatgaaatctaaaacatttatcaCAAAACATTTGATCTGGATGAAATGTTGttcatgatttcaaaaacttttacaaacaccagttgcagaaaaaatgcctgaataatgaaatttatcattccatttccttatatattcctttCTAAGAATCGAGCAAAAACCTGTTCTTACAATCAGATAATATATGTATGGCTGCAACAGGGGAAAAATAAGGCACTGAAATCAGATACTGGAGATATTTGTGCTGTTAATGGTGTAAAAGTTACTATGAATTGAATCTGGATAAGTGGatgaaaatgatttaaagaaGTGGTTGTATTCAATGAATCATAtagcaaaataaataaaagttgacCCATTTATGGCACTATGCTGTGTGTTGCACtaagtgaaaataaatcaaagaatGTTACTGGGTTTGTATAATTTGTATGCGGTGGTAGATTTTTATAGTGTCTTGTCTCTATTTTCTGTACTGCTGACATCaactaagaaagaaaaaatcttACTCGTCAATTTATGTAAAACCaaagatccgccactgatttattgtgtatattctAGCTTTATATAACCCCTCCCCCTAAaagatattgaaatttatattgtCTCTATTTTCTGTACTGCTGACATCaactaagaaagaaaaaatcttACTCGTCAATTTATGTAAAACCaaagatccgccactgatttattgtgtatattctAGCTTTATATAACCCCTCCCCCTAAaagatattgaaatttatagagatgtatattaaaacttgacaagtacttaaatatatttatactcAGACGCTTGTATAATACACTTTGTAGGTTACGCTAAATATTTCAGCTTGGTCTAGATCTATAAAGTCGATCTAGGAACAATCAACTGACATTGACAAGCGCCGGTGCAGCGGTGAAGTCATACCCTATTAAATTTCAGTATTATTTTTTAAGCATCGATTTTCGTGGACTTTTTGGGAAGATTTGCACTTGAACAATTTTTCCCCTTCTTATTTGATGTGCGTACTCGGCATTAATTTATTAACCTGTTAACAGTGATTGACAAACCTGAACAGATGTCATGCGCCTGCGATTGCGGATACAGATGATCCGACGTCTGGTGTCTTGGTAAAGCAGCTTTCCATCGTCTTCTTTGGGCCAAAGAAACCTTGCCGTAACGCTGGATCGCTTTAACTGACTGAAATCCGCGTTTTCCCCGCATTTCTGAATTTGAATGTGTCAAAAGTGTCTCAGACGACAACACTATGTTTACATTGCCGAAAAGTAATTGAAGTTGTAAAATTTACGcgattgtttttatttcgaatctaataatatttttaacttagcttatgtaaaatatatctataaaatcaAATACAATGAAGATATTATCTTATATGGACTCAGAATCAAACAGTAGATGCGAACGACATAGGATTTATTTACGTCATTCGGAGTTGCGCGGTAATTTCAAAATCGTCAGTCCCGTACATCCTTAAGTACGAAtatttccgaatttcgatctctcgaagttttatcaagaTCCCTTGAATTTCgtgttatcgagagtcacctgtataatATGTACCTGTATATACTGTAGTAGTAATTACTTTCAGAAACTctatgtaaatttcaaactgTAACCACTGCAGTCTTTGTTTTGCATGTACGTACAGTTGCAGTAAACATGTCAAATCTATACAGAAAAGCGGATTCACAAAATATCGTCATCGTGGATGGATGATTCAGACTTCAGGCTACTAATTCCAAGTGTTAGAGGCCTTAATAAAATGGCTGTTTTCATACCGATGTACATCAGGTTTACAAATTTAGAACTTTTCGGAGCAGTCCTTTATCATGTCATTAATTAAAAAGTCATTCGAAAGTAGCTACTGAAATATCGAACCTGATCAATGTCATCTTTACGATATTGTTAATTTTATTATAAAAGCTGTTCTCAACCGGGTTATAAAACAGTCAAATACCCTGCCAATGATATGTGGGAACGAACTCGACTGAAAGCTTTTGATAGTGGTATATATTAAGcattatatttatatagtgGAACTTGTCTAATCCGTGGGAGATAGAGTTTAACGTATATCGGGTTACAGTGTACAGAACAAGGAAATTGGAGGTAAGGATTCGATTATACAATGTACGAATTAGACAGGTTATGCTTACTAgtatgtcggattagacaggtatCCGGTGAAACAGTCGAACTGTATATTTAGGAGTCTAACAATGCCCTGTGTGAGGTTTTCAAACAACGTTTATCAGTTTCTTTTTGTTACCAGATACCTTTTTTTCTTCCCATGCTGTTTTAATCTCTAAAGAGTGctgtggggatccgggatagagtagatcctcagtaccccttgcttttcgTAAAAGGCTACTTATTGGGCGGTCCTTCaaatgagactgcaaaaaccgagtcACCacctcacagcaggtgtgacacgagaaaaatccctccctgttcaaaggccatagggaccgagcatagacctaaattctgaagcccttcaccggcaatggtaatgtctccatatgagacaCCTGTGgtgtctgcttcatacttagatattttattgagagtagatattaacggcaggCTAACAACTTATCTTTATGacaacgggatgatttcagccatcgtcaatttcccatatttatgtaataatattccattatcacatgcatatacTGTTtgtatttctcaactgattcgatatgcaagagcttgttctgcgtatggtcattGTATAAATCGGGCCAGGCTTATTACACGcacgttgatggtgcaggggttacaacagtctcgttcaaagtcagcattttgcaaatataTAGCTGTTAtcagttataacgatctagttagCCAATACAActcatcattgggtcaaatgttgtctgatctgtttcataccgattgttaggccattcttagcacattgattttgactacggataactcagtttacctgatcaaaatataggacttacggcgggtgtgaccggttgacaagggatgcttactcctcctaggtacttgatcccacctgtggtatgtctgggggtccgtgcttgcccaactctctattctataCTGcctataggagtcatgagattgatcactgctcgttgtATTCGCCTTTCTTGGATGAGAAATGCTCTAGTGGAACGTTTTGCAACCAAACAGCTACACCCTTAAGGTACATCCCTAATGACGGCCATAATATCTTGGGAAATAAAGTTTGAATAATTGTAtacttattttttatttttgaatttttttttttttttacataacaGTTTGAAAAATTTCGAGTCCGAAATCCAGCAACAAAGACCTACCTGAAATTCCGGATATGTGACACACGAGGGGTAGAGGAGGGCTTCTCCATCAAAAGTGAAGATCTGGGATTTATCCTGGACGGGAACCTGCCCAATCATTACACTGTATGGAATATTTTTGTTATTCAAACTGTATACCACAAAAGTATCAAACAAAAGGTTAAAATTGTGAGTGATTCTAAGAATTTGATTTTGATGAGTAGATATTGAACTGACATGATTTTATGTATCCTTTTGTGTAATTTGAAGACATTGTTTTTTAGTTGTATGCCCCTATTGGCCTagcttacacacacacacacacagagagagagagagagagagagagagagagagagagagagagagagagagagaacaataATCCAAACATGATGACTATTGAAGATTGATTAGGTGAAAATTGCGAATTCAGGTCCATCTTTTTTccaatcttttttaaaaattgttaagcAAAAAACCCTAACAATTATACATCACTCGTTGCACATGTAACATGATGtcaaaaattaaacattatcGTCTGCTGgcgatgttttattgaaaacgTCATTGCAATTGTTTGCTGTTTATTTCAACATCATAGAAAACCGCTATTTTTTCAAATGCTGTATTTATAAAGACTCtcttcctaggtacctgatcccgcTTCTGGTGTTtacaggggtccgtctttgccctGTTCTAGATTCCGGATTCTTTGTAgaattatcagattgatcactgttttgttatttcaacttttcatacatcaaatttacaaccaaaacaaaatcaatttttcatcaaacttttaaaactcAGAGATTGGTTTAACATCTTTCAAAATGAAGTCAGCTGAGTATAAGATATTTACAGTAATTAATCGCAAACTATACATTATCCTTTCAAAATGAATGACAGGTGCAGAACAAAGTGATAAATTACGTATGCAATAATGTATTTCAAAGGTTTTCAGATAATGCAATTCGTCATTCAAATGTAAAATGGTTCAATACAGCTAGATTtacatctatgtacatgtatgcaacttttttttttaccacagaTACTGTTTTATTCATCACTATCCATTGCTTATTGGTATAAACTTGTTCTGTAATTTGCAAAACATATTAAAACATCTGATTTATGGAAGTTCAAGACAATATTACCCCGGGACCTCCAAAagtcaaaatcacacggcctcttaCCTCTGCTtggcgcaggttcgaatcccgctcgcgtcgGTAAGTGAAAGTTTCCCactttacttgcggaaggtcggtggtctcttcccaggtacattgtatctgggttctctcttccaccaataaaaactgggcgccactatataactgaaaaattgttgagtgtggcggaaaacatcaatcaatcaatccaaatgTCTAGCTACCTTGGTATATGTAACAATGAATGCACATACGCTTGGATACTTTGTGCTCTCGTATGTCtatgttttgtatttttactTTTCGAGTTTGGAGTTGAGTTCTTGCAACGTTCCATACAGATCTTTTGATTTCTCCAGTTATCATTAAGTCCTCCTAGTtacgtgatcccacctctgatgtgtccaggggtccaagTTTGCCTTTTTCTAGGTTTTTtattcttgaaaagaattgtgagattgatcactgttcgttatcttcaccttttcatcaaatGAGTTTGTCACATACGTTTGACCCAAAGTTAGGATGTCATGTCTACagatatatttatctattatatatGTTTTCCCTAGTTCAACCCAGTAGAGAAAGCAACACCAAAAGTACCCGGATTCATCAAGGATCCGACCCTGAAGGACAGGATGCACGCTGTTGTTTTTGTCATTGATGGAAGCACATTTGATGTTTTACCAGAAGGGATAATTAAAAAactaaaagaaatgaaaacgTTTGTGGTTGAAAGAGGTATGTGTCCATTTCCACGATATATTTCGAAGGGCTAACCAATTTGCATCAAAACGattcattttgcattttaaaggaacatggacacaatttgagctgaaaattttcagtttttatttttcaatttttaatgatTAGAAGGCCAAGGTAATTCTAATGGTTAGCAAAGATTTGAATATCTGTTGTCAAGGTGCATGGGAggtacagagctcacaattctttgttatgtaaacaagcctcatgccatatttttgtttacataggttataTGCACTTGTACCAGTTTcgtttaaaacagattttttttcaatatacaagttcattctgaacacaattaaatagtttctactGTTTTGCTCATcacttttgtgttttaaaaatactattttctattaaacgatctacagtatatgtaaacaaaaacatgacacgagccttgtttacataaccaagtattgtgagtgctgtacctcacttgtaactcaacaactgattttcaaattttgttgacCATTAGAGATACTTAAGccttgtaaacattaaaaatggaaaaataatatttgaaatttttaagctcaaatcgtgtccatgtccctttaagagGAAAACAACACACACCGTGTTTTATCATGTTATGGGTTTTCTTGAGTTCACTTGAGATGTGGTGAAAATGTTTCTGGTTGTTTTTCGTTAACTTTTCACATCTTCTACTTTCATACTTGggttattttcaaatttacagaaATGACGGACTATTTATGCTATACATATCTCTTACGAATGTAGGTGCACCTCAACTTGTTTTCTTGACCAAAATGGACAAAGTATGTAAACTTGTCGAGAAAGACATAAGCAATGTGTACCTAAGTGAAGTTGTGCAGAGCGCTGTTAGCAGGGTGGCTGACGTCATTGGTATCCCGAGATCCCACGTTTTACCGGTGCAGAATTACGAAAAGGAAACCAAACTTCAAACAAATCTTAACATATTGGCTCTAGGTGCACTACACCAGGCACTCATGTTCGCAGACGACTTTTTGGAAAACCAGTATGAACTTGAAAATTGAGGTCGTAGGTCATAGCCTTTATTTGTGCCcaaagtcaacattttgtgaAACATGTAGAATACAAACTAGGTATAGCGTTATCTGAAGTCTGATTTTTTtgtcaaataaattgatgactAATCACCACCGTGGTGCGTATTTATTTCGAAACATCATGAAATAATACCTGTATGAGAGACTGGATTGGAGatcgtacatgtatgtcaacgCTGGAAAATCAGTACAAATGTATGTAGAAATGAAGACTTATTTCAGGATTTAGAGATATTCATCATCCTTGTCAATTTTGTGAGGTAAAGTGGAGAAAACTTATTCTCAATAACCGTCATGATGATGTTATCCTATTTTGTTTCTTCTTAGAAATAGTTTTTTACTTGTTTACcataaattacattgttttactATGTTACTGTATTCATTTTGACCCATTGTGTGACATGTtgcggcttgagcatcactgaagaggcattatttgtcgaaatgcgcatctggtgcatcacaaatggtaccgtgtaagttttacatgtgtatatctttTAATTCTTATTATGTGTTTGTAGTatatcaaattacatgtacgtgAAATTTAAAACCAATAATGAGTAATAGTGTTATATACTAACTATCCcatcttttctaaatatttctttacaaaACGATTTCAGAGACGGCATAAACTTATGAACTTGTGTTCATCAATGATTGCGTAAAAATCCCGCTATGTGACTTTGTTAATTGAGAATGTTTTATGATTAATTATATTTCTTTTCCCCATTATGCCTTTGAGCAATGTCTTGTTCACATTGATATAATCTGCTAATTTGAAGTCCCTTACTGTAGTTACTAAGTATGAAATTATAATAGTTCCaactgtatataaacatgtatactTCGATTATTCATTGATAAATATCCTCCATTATTCAGAGTCTatattctttgatttttaatttgaaagcGTCTTAAAGTATCTCTCTCTTTGGGGCACTTCTTTTAGATGAGGAAAGTATTGTAGTATATCGCTGCCTTGTACTTGACAGATCGTTATTttgacttgtcagatctttatgtcgacttgtcagatctttatgtcgacttgtcagatctttatgtCGATTTGTCAAATCTTTATATTGACATGTCAGATCGTTACGTTGATTTGTCAGATATTTAGTTGACTTGTCCGATCTTTTTGTCGACTTGTTTGATCTTTGTGGTGACTTGTCAGATAGTTAACTCCGATTGTCATATCCCTATGTTGACTTGGCATCAGATATAACCTTGTGACTAATCTGGGTTCTGTCAATGATTGCATTTCACTCGACACTATTACCTTACTGTCCTTACAAGTCAATAGGACGGTAGCGCATATGGCTCGCAGTAATATGTCAGCATAGTCAGTATCTAATCGGCTATTCGGGAAaatctttggttttgttttttcataaaGTTTCATTAATGTAACTACGTTGCACATTGGAATATCACAAGAGgtttttgaaatatcaacttCGAGATCTTGCAcagaaaaaatatctaaaatttcaaatctgTGATTTTCTGCGGCTTGGATGTAGCAGCAACATGGGTTTGTGAAAACCCGTTTGACAAGGTGATCCGCTGCTCGTCTTAGTTTTTGCTTAAAAGCTTTGTTACTGGCTGTCTACGAAAACATGCAGGGATAATGAAGCCCATAGACGGCAGAGCGTGACACCGCACTATAATCGGACCGACATCCTGAGATCACATTAATCaactgaaatttatgatttcaagtcttgtttacattttgattatcgttataatgatctagctTGCCAAtgcaacatatcattgggtcaaatactctCTGATATggttcataccgattgttagaagttcttggcacactgattttgactacggataactccgtttacctgatcaagatatagggctcatggcgggtgtgaccagtcgacaggggatgtttacgcCTTCTAGGtgcctgatcccatctctgatatgtccaggagtccgtgtttgcccaactctctattttgtattgcttataggagttctgagattgaccactgtttgttatcttcatctttcattgcGATGCTCCCATGGAGACGGTAACCTGGTTGTATCTACCTTGCTGTGTGGTAACAGGCGGTGAGTGCGAGTTTTTGTACGGAATCATGGGCTAAGTGGCCCCATCGATATTATTTCGGtagaaaggcaaagataaccaacggtgatcaatctcataactcctataagaagtTATACAATTTCTTGAAATCTTGAGCCCATAACCTTTTCACATGTTGCATAATAAAAAGAtagagataacgaacagtgattagtctcttaactcttataaggaatacaaaattacgagTTGGGCAAATATGAACCCCTGAACAcacatgtaccagaggtgggatctggtgccgaCATGTAACTAGCAATGCATTGCACGATTTATGCAGCGTCATTTCGGGAAGAAGTGCGTTGATCGATATGTCGGACATTTGGAGAAAATAATCGTATGGAGATTGTAGCTCCATGAGACGTTAGAACGGCTCATGCACAACTATTGCAAGGTTTCTGTTAGCCTTTCAGGGGTCACAATATTGATGCCCTTGTCTCATCAGAGGTTTTCAAACACTTCTCTTCCCACTCTTGGTTTAGGAGGCATTGTACACACATGATACCGTTAATCTTTCGTTTGGTTTAGGAGGCATTGTACACACATGATACCGTTGATCTTTGGTTTGGTTTAGGAGGCATTGTACACAAATGATACCGTTAATATCTGGTATGGTTTAGGAGGCATTGTACACAGATGATGCCGTTAATCTTTCGTTTGGTTGAGGAGGCATTGTACACAGATGATGCCGTTAATCTTTGGTTTGCACATTTACGACAAGCCTGCACAACAAATAATGAAAGCTTTACCAACACTTTTTAACACTGTCCTTGGGATCGGGCTGTTCAAAGCGGTCCCATAACTGCATAACATTGCATAGTCAATGCACGGGAGTCGTGAGAACTCCGTACGAGTTCCGAGAGAGACTTATGGTCACTATTTAAGAACAAAATTACGTGAGAAGATGAACTGCGACACATTACGTCAGCATGATTTATGAAGCGTGCTACCTGCTGGCgagaagtgttgcagttcataatctcgtttttttttcaaaattgatgtttttatatatttacattctactttcatttcaatCGGGATTCCTAGCCGTTGAAAGAGGTGTATTGCATTCACCAAAGTTCATACGGACATTGTTTACACCTGCAttgcattcatgaagaaatggatATAATTAAAGTtagtaaagatatcgaaggcaaaaacactgataattagatattttataattgtacaatgTTCTAATAATTTTCGCACAGCCATCGTACGGATTTTACCCGATCTCTTTACAAGAgcacttgaaaaaaaaatgacacgAAGTCCGTTtgtaatgtaaacataaacgCCGTTGCCCCTGGTATCTTCCGCACTTAGTAACATATTATAAGGGTTTATTGTGAAGATGTTAAACGCACAATAATCATGCCACACGTTACaatgattgtattgtttatgatCCCAAGATGACGTAATCACAATTAACATTACAAACACAAGAAGAAGATATTCTGTTAGAGTTTCATGTTTAAATCGTTTCGATTTCACTGCAGTCACAATTACTTAAATTAAAGGAATTGTAccttatgacctttgacatcATTCTGCATAAAACCCACCAAATTGATAGTTCAAATATTTCTCAGTCCAACACGACCACATTTTAGCATTTGTTAGGAAGGGAGACATTAAAGATTTAAGAAATTGTCATTCCAAGTATTGCATTACTAGAAAAATGTGTTCCAAGATTCAAATACGTGAATAATTTTCGTGCATTCTCCAATATAAAatggttaagataacgaacagtgatcaatcacataactctcataaggaatacaaaatttagagttggacaaacaccgACCTCTGGACggaccaaaggtgggatcaggtgcctaggaggagtaagcatcccctgtcgaccggtcacacccgtcatgagccctatatcttgatcaggtaaatggagtaatccgtagtcaaaatcaacaTGTAAAGAATAAGTATTAATCGCAATTATGTTTACCCATACGTATTGatcatttaatgaaaaacaaaacacattaaTTCTATTTAATAACAATACGCTTTACATTTAAAATACTATGTGTGAAAAAGCTAACACTACAAAACTTAAATAGATACACTTCTGCATTAACATAGTGAGAGGTTAAAGAACATTTTTATACTAAATCGccatcaatttcaaaaattctatcaagaataaaaaattcagagaacggctaacacggatccctggaagcatcagaggtgggatcaggtgcctaggaggattgaTGCTGacattttaaataatttcaCCTCTCTTGATTAAAGCATATTCTCCCATTAAACACCTCTCTGGAAATCGAAGCACTTCCACTGGTATCCAATTCTTCACTTGGTTGTATGCAGAATGGCTATTAGATGTTCTCCATTTTACTTTTGAAACACTTTGAGTGTCAAAACCTATGTTCTTTGGTAACTTAGCGTGGTTAACCATGACGAAAAGTACTTTATTAGCAAGTATTTTCCTAGTTTTCATGTTTTCCATAACGGgaatcaaatgataatttttacaatatgtATCCGCTAAATATGATGGCGATATGAAGAATATCAATGACAATGAATTATCAATGATGTCGGATGTAATTTCGCTATTTTTTCTCCCGGGGTTGTTCAATTCACAGTTATTGAGTATAATACCCACTTCCATGTTGTCCTCCAACAGCTTATTGTACAGCTGACTCGTGACGTCAGTTTTATCTTCATCACAACAAAATACATAACACGTGTATCTGTACCGGTTTTCTGACAATTCAAGAGGAATTTTCCAACGCAGTAAATcggatattttatttctgtgcAAGAATAACATGTATATAACCAATGGTGCAATCAAGACAGCGATTGTTTCAAAATAATATCGCTTATTAAGTGACACCACGTGAGAATCGTCAAGAATAGCGTCCCTTGTTAGGTTGCCATGCTTCAGGTGCAGCATCACCTTGTTCACTTTTTCACTGTTAGAATAATTGTCTAATTGATAAGCATATGGCATTTCTGGAAGTACTACATAAGTATCAGGATGCTCAACCGTGACATTAACGAATCTTTTCTTTTCCTTGTCATATTTCAGGCGCCTGAATACAATTTTATGAATACCATAAACAGAAGTATCGGCACACATCGAAAACACTGAAACGATATGCCCATGATCaatgtgaaatatattttccaTCAATGAACAGCGCAAAGGTACAATAAACCAGTGTCTTAACCCACCGCAAATGGAGAACATTCTTGTTAGGTAAGAACAGCCGCTACACGAGGCGCCACGTGGCATCTTCTGTGTCTCTTTTCCGTTTATAGagtatgtttgttgaatattctTCGAATTCCCTTCGATTGCTAGAGTCAACGGATACCAAAATAGATGCAATTCATTCCCAAGTGGTACGAATATCACATCCTGAATTCCGGAGTATTTTTTCAGTATCTGCTGACTATAAAGATTAGTATAGGTCACAGTTAGAATTTCTGAGGGTATCCTCAATGTCCGATTTATTATACACTCCCCTAAGAACGCCTTTGTCACTACCTGACACATATATCGTCCATAGTCCCCTTCGTCAATATACGAAATGATAAGATAACTCTCTATAGTGATATATTCTGCGTTTGTGGTAATGGaagtatttattttcatattttgatcaTCGACATGTATCAACCGATTGTCTTTTTTCCACACTACTGTCAAATTATGAAGACTAGCCGTGAATTGTACATTCGTAATTGTACACCGTAAATTTACGAATTCACCAGGGGATTTTAATTCCATACGCACATTTTCCATAGCAGTATTCTCAATATCTGTGGCACAATAACACGTTtcactttcaattttgtatgtTAATGTGTTTCTTGTCTGAAAAGCCGATATATCGAATGTTTCTGTCTTACTGCAAACCTTATTCATAAATGAATGAGAGTCCAGCGAAGGCCAAATGGATGGACTTCTTGATTCAAATGAAAAGTTAGAAACGAACAGGTGTTGATATTGCGAAGCGTAGAAATCCGATGTAGTATAgcacagaaaaaataaaacaacaccCCATACCAAGTATAGGAATG belongs to Ostrea edulis chromosome 7, xbOstEdul1.1, whole genome shotgun sequence and includes:
- the LOC125654039 gene encoding uncharacterized protein LOC125654039; the protein is MTMPETSLNEVASRQEKEIQSRVTISVICLIACLLNFIIICLFNMFYQDKLVFVDYFVMFICVLSLCIVRRVTLKIVSDPVIRHYVTVMNRQGKHFYTYRLFNIIIQPIGVLETLLFKCFKNMLKCFKFILWISFLYLVWGVVLFFLCYTTSDFYASQYQHLFVSNFSFESRSPSIWPSLDSHSFMNKVCSKTETFDISAFQTRNTLTYKIESETCYCATDIENTAMENVRMELKSPGEFVNLRCTITNVQFTASLHNLTVVWKKDNRLIHVDDQNMKINTSITTNAEYITIESYLIISYIDEGDYGRYMCQVVTKAFLGECIINRTLRIPSEILTVTYTNLYSQQILKKYSGIQDVIFVPLGNELHLFWYPLTLAIEGNSKNIQQTYSINGKETQKMPRGASCSGCSYLTRMFSICGGLRHWFIVPLRCSLMENIFHIDHGHIVSVFSMCADTSVYGIHKIVFRRLKYDKEKKRFVNVTVEHPDTYVVLPEMPYAYQLDNYSNSEKVNKVMLHLKHGNLTRDAILDDSHVVSLNKRYYFETIAVLIAPLVIYMLFLHRNKISDLLRWKIPLELSENRYRYTCYVFCCDEDKTDVTSQLYNKLLEDNMEVGIILNNCELNNPGRKNSEITSDIIDNSLSLIFFISPSYLADTYCKNYHLIPVMENMKTRKILANKVLFVMVNHAKLPKNIGFDTQSVSKVKWRTSNSHSAYNQVKNWIPVEVLRFPERCLMGEYALIKRGEII